CTCGTCGCCAAGGGGGGCGTCGTCACTGCCGCGAGCGGCGCGTCGATCACCTACGGCGAGCTGGCGGTGAAGGCGTCGGTGAGCCGGCCGCGGTCGGTGGAGGTCGAGCTCAAGAGCACCCGCGACTTCAGCGTCGTCGGGACGCCCACCAACCGCGTCGACGCGCTCGCCGCGGTGACCGGGCAGAAGGACTTCACGACCGACCTCGACGTGCCGGGAGCGCTGCCGACGATGGTCTGCCGGGCCCCCACGCTCAACGGGACGCCGGTCGCGATCCGCAACCGCGCCGCCGTCGAGGCGATGCCCGGCGTCACCCACGTCGCGCAGGTCAGCACCGGTGTGGCGGTCCGTGCGGCGACGTTCGGCCAGTGCATCGACGCGGTGCGCGCCCTCGACGTGCAGTGGAAGGACGGGCCCGTCGCGGGGGAGAGCGACGCCACCATCCTGCGCAAGGTACGCCGCGCCCAGCTGCCGATGCCGCGGCTGCCCGACACCCCGCTCGCCCGCACCGTCTCGGGCGACTTCACCTTCTGGTTCCGCAGCAACTCCGCGATGGACACCAACAGCGCGATCGCCGACGTCCGGCCGGACCGGGCCGAGATCTGGTCCGGGCTCAAGTCGCCGATCGTCGCCCAGCAGCAGATCGCCCTGCGCCTCGGCATGCGGCCCGACCAAGTGAAGGTCAACGTGGTCACCGCCGGCGGGTCCTTCGGGCGACGGCTGTTCTTCGACGCCGCCCTCGAGGCCGCCGAGATCTCGCAGGCGATGGGCGCGCCGGTCAAGCTGATGTGGCACCGCGCGGACGACGCCCGCGTGGGGCGTGCCCACCCGCTCGGCACCTGTCGCGTCCAGGCGACCGTCCTCGGTCAGCAGGTCCTGGCCTTCCACCAGTCGCTGACCTGCGTCGAGACCGACTTCCGCCACGGGCTCGGCGAGATCATCACCGCCGCGGCGGCGGACCTGCCGGCGGGCGTGGGCAACCTCGGGTTCGCCGAGACGATCTTCGCGCTCACCCAGGAGGTGCCCTACGACTTCGGCGCCGTCGTGCAGACCCTCGTCGAGACCGACGACCGGTTCAACACCGGCTCGATGCGCAACATCTACTCACCCGACGTCCGGGTCGCGAGCGAGCTCGTCGTCGACCAGATCGCGGCCACCATGCGGATGGACCCCTACCGGTTCCGCCGGAAGTTCCAGCGCAACCCGCGGGTGCTGAAGGTGCTCGACGCGGTCGCGAGCGCCGGCGAGTGGGGCCGCCCGATGCCGGCCGGCACCGCCCAGGGCATCGCGGTCCACAAGGAGTACAAGGGCGTCTCGGCCTGCCTGGTCGAGATCGACACCCGCCCGGGGACCACCGGTCGCCAGGTCCGCGACGCGGTCACCGGCCCGCGGGTGACGCGGGTGACGTTCGCCATCGACGCCGGCCTCGTCATCAACCCGCGCGGCCTGGAGGCGCAGATGCAGGGCGGCATCAACGACGGCATCGCGCTCGCGCTGACCTCCAGCCTCCACCTGCGCGACGGCCACTTCCTCGAGGCGAGCTGGGACAACTACTTCTACACGCGGCAGTGGAACACCCCGCCCGACGTCCGGGTGATCGTGGTGCCCTCCGACGAGCCGCTGCCCGGCGGTGCCGGCGAGGCGGGCGTCGCCGCGTCGTTCGCCGCGGTCGCCTGCGCGTACGCCCGGGCGACCGGCCGGATGCCGACCGAGTTCCCGATCAACCACCAGCAGCTCTCCTTCGAGCCCAAGTCCTTCGTCCCCCCGATCCCGGCGTCGCCGACCAACGGCCTCGACCTGATCTCCTGAGGAGCCCCCCGTGCCTGAACAGACCTTCCTCGTCAACGGCGAGCGCGTGACGGTCGACGTCGAGGACGACGTCCGGCTGCTGTGGGTGCTCCGCGACCTGCTCGGCGTCACCGGCCCGAAGTACGGCTGCGGCATCAACGTGTGCAAGGCGTGCACGTCCCACCTCAACGGCAAGGCGGTCAACCCGTGCGCCGTCCCGGTCGGCCGGCTCGGCGCCGACGACGAGGTGACCACCATCGAGGGCCTCCCCGGCCAGGTCGAGGAGGCGCAGCGCGGCCCGCACGGCCTGCACCCGATGCAGGAGGCGTGGCTCGACCGCGACGTCGCGCAGTGCGGCTACTGCCAGCCCGGACAGATCATGGCCGCCGTCGCGCTGGTCAACCGCGTCGCGGCCGAGGGCGGCCAGGTCACCGACGCCGACCTCGACGGCATCCGCAACATCTGCCGCTGCGGCACCTACACGCGCATCCGCGAGGCGATTCGGGACGGGGCGTCGAGGATGTGACGCGGCGCCCGTAGACTGCGGGTCGTGCCCTACCAGACGAGCAGGCGGACGGGCGGCGACGGCCGGCTGACCACGGCACTCGACCCCCACGACCAGGGCCCGCAGGACGCCTGCGGCGTCTTCGGCGTCTGGGCCCCGGGCGAGGACGTCGCCAAGCTGACCTACTTCGGCCTCTACGCCCTGCAGCACCGCGGCCAGGAGTCCGCGGGCATCGCGGTCAGCAACGGGCGCCAGATCCTGGTCTACAAGGACATGGGCCTGGTCTCCCAGGTCTTCGACGAGCCCACCCTCGAGTCGCTCAAGGGCCACCTCGCGATCGGGCACTCGCGCTACTCCACCACGGGCGCCTCCACCTGGCAGAACGCGCAGCCGACCTTCCGGCCCACCGGTGACGGCTCGATCGCGCTCGGCCACAACGGCAACCTGATCAACACCCACGAGCTGCGCGAGATGGTCTCCGAGCTGCCCGGCCCCGCCGGCGAGCTCGACATCAAGGGCGTCGAGGGCGCGACCAACGACACCAGCCTGGTCACCGCGCTCCTCGCGCACCACCCCGACACCTCGCTCGAGCAGCGGGCCCTCGAGGTGCTGCCGGCGCTGCGCGGGGCGTACTGCTTCGTGTGGATGAACGAGGACACCCTCTACGCCGCCCGCGACCCGCAGGGCATCCGGCCGCTCGTCCTCGGTCGCCTCGAGCGCGGCTGGGTCGTCGCCAGCGAGGACGCCGCGCTCGCCACCATCGGCGCGAGCGTGGTCCGCGAGGTCGAGCCCGGCGAGATGATCGTCATCGACGAGAACGGCCTGCGCTCGCACAAGTTCGCCGAGCCGGAGCGCAAGGGCTGCGTCTTCGAGTACGTCTACCTCGCCCGCCCCGACGCCACCATCAGCGGCCGCAACGTCCACGAGGCGCGCGTCGAGATGGGCCGTCGCCTCGCACGCGAGTTCCCGGTCGAGGCCGACCTCGTCATGCCGGTCCCGGAGTCCGGCACGCCCGCCGCGTCCGGCTACGCCGCCGAGTCCGGCATCCCCTTCGGCCAGGGCTTCGTGAAGAACGCCTACGTCGGGCGCACCTTCATCCAGCCCAGCCAGACCCTGCGCCAGCTCGGCATCCGGCTCAAGCTCAACGCCCTCGAGCACATGATCCGCGGCAAGCGGATCGTGGTCGTCGACGACTCGATCGTCCGCGGCAACACCCAGCGCGCACAGGTGCGGATGCTGCGCGAGGCCGGGGCGCTCGAGGTGCACGTACGGATCTCCTCGCCCCCGGTGAAGTGGCCGTGCTTCTACGGCATCGACTTCGCGACCCGCGCCGAGCTGATCGCCAACGGCCTCGATGTCGACGAGATCGCGGCGAGCGTCGGGGCCGACAGCCTCGGCTACATCTCCCTCGAGGGGATGATCGAGGCGACCGGCCAGCCGGCCGAGCGGCTGTGCCAGGCCTGCTTCACCGGCGAGTACCCGATCGAGCTGCCCGACGAGAGCCTGCTCGGCAAGCACCTGCTCGAGGCGACGCTCCAGTCGCCGACCATGGGCCGGGCGCTGCCGGTCCTCAACAACCCCTGACCGCACGCCGCCGCCACACCGAGGAGCCACGTGTCCGACGCCGCTGACAACGCCTACGCCGCCGCCGGGGTCTCGATCGAGGCGGCCGACCGCGCGATCGACCTGATGAAGGGGTGGGTGGAGAAGGCCCGCCGCCCGGAGATGATCGGCGGCCTCGGCGGGTTCGCCGGCCTGTTCGACGCCTCCGCCCTGACCCGCTACGAGCGCCCGCTGCTCGCCACCTCGACCGACGGCGTCGGCACCAAGGTCGCCATCGCGCAGCTGATGGACGTCCACGACACGATCGGCTTCGACCTCGTCGGCATGGTGGTCGACGACCTGGTGGTGTGCGGCGCCGAGCCGCTGTTCATGACCGACTACATCGCCTGCGGACGCGTCGTGCCCGAGCGGATCGCGGCGATCGTCAAGGGCATCGCCGAGGCGTGCGTCGTCGCCGGCTGCGCCCTGATCGGCGGCGAGACCGCCGAGCACCCCGGTCTGCTCGACCCCGACGACTACGACGTCGCCGGAGCCACCACCGGCGTCGTGGAGGCCAGCAAGCTGCTCGGGCCCGGCCGCGTACGCCCCGGCGACGTCGTGATCGCGATGGAGGCCAGCGGGCTGCACTCCAACGGCTACTCGCTCGTGCGCCACGTCCTGCTCCAGCAGGCGGGCTGGACCCTCGAGCGCCACGTCGACGACTTCGGCCGCACGCTGGGCGAGGAGCTCCTCGAGCCGACCCGGATCTACGCCAAGGCCTGCCTCGACCTCGCCGACCGCACCGAGACCCACGCGATGTCCCACGTGACCGGCGGCGGGCTCGCCGCCAACCTCGAGCGGGTGCTCCCCGAGGAGCTGTCGGTGCGCATCGACCGTGCCACCTGGACCCCGCAGCCGGTCTTCGACGTCGTGCGCCGCGAGGGCAGGGTGTCGCAGGCCGACCTCGAGGCGACGCTCAACTGCGGCGTCGGGATGGTGTCGCTGACCGCCCCCGAGTCGGTCGACACGGCCATCTCGGTCCTCGCCGGACACGGCATCCGGGCGTGGGTCGCGGGCGAGGTCCGCGCCGACGCGGAGGCCGGCGGGACGGTCACCCTCGAGGGCCAGCACCCCGGCTGGGAGTGACCCCGGACGTGAGATTGCAAACTCCGCGGACGAAATGCGGGGTTCTGGTGTGCGGGAACACCCACCGCTCGGGTAGCGTTGTCCTCACGATATGTGACCGATCAGACCGGGCGCGTCGAGTGCTCCTCGGCAGCCCCGGCCAAGTGTGCGAGGGGGTCGACCCTATGGGGCGCGGCCGAGCGAAGGCGAAGCAGACGAAGGTCGCGCGCGACCTGAAGTACCGGACTCACGAGACGGACTTCGGCGCGTTGGCGAAGGAGCTGCACGGAGAAGATCCTCACTCCTCGAGTGAGGTCGAGCCCGATGACGAGTGGTCGGACTATGCCGACCCGCGTCGTCGCGCTGACTGACTGATCGCACCTGTGCCTCGTCGCCCGCTCACCGGGCGCGAGGTCCTACGAGCGCGCCCCGACGCCGAGTCGGCGCGAGTGTTGACGTGAAACGCCCCGAGTGGGCGCGAATGCGCACCCAGATGACGCTGAGTCGGCGCGAATGTGATGACATTCGCGCCGACTCGGCGTTGTTCAGCGTGACATTCGCGCCTACTCGGCGAGGTAGAGGCCGCGCAGGCGGCCGACCTCGCGCATCCGGCGCTCGGCGACCCGGTCGGCGGCCTCGGCGGTGGTGACGCCCTCGGCCTTCGCCAGCTCGAAGACCGAGCGGGTGGTCTCGAAGATGCCGCTGGCGCGCTGCTGGGCACGCTCGAAGGAGAAGCCCTCGAGCTCGTCGGCGACCTGGATCACGCCGCCGGAGTTCACGCAGTAGTCGGGGGCGTAGAGGATGCCGCGCTCGTCGACCTGCTTCTCGATGCCCGGGTGCGCGAGCTGGTTGTTGGCCGCGCCGCAGATGATCTTCGCCTGCAGGACCTCGAGCACCTCGTCGTTGATCGCGCCGCCCATCGCGCAGGGGGCGTAGACGTCGATCTCGCTCGCGACCAGCTCGTCGGTGGAGGCGACGGCCTGCACCTGCGCGAGCTCGGCGCGGATCGCCTCGACGGACGGGGCGTGGACGTCGGTGACGACGACCGTGGCGCCGTCCTCGATGAGGTGGCGGACCAGGTGCTTGCCGACCTTGCCGACGCCCGCGACGCCGACGGTGCGACCGGCGAGGGTGGGCTCGCCCCAGACCTGCTCGGCGGCCGCCCGCATGCCCTGGAACGTGCCGTACGCGGTCAGCACCGAACTGTCGCCCGCACCGCCGTGGGCGACGGTGCGGCCGGTGACGAAGTCGCACTCGCGGGCGATGTGGTCCATGTCCTCGCTGAAGGTGCCCACGTCGCAGGCGGTGAAGTAGCGCCCGTTCAGCGACTGGACGAAGCGGCCGTAGGCGCGCAGGAGGGCCTCGGTCTTGAGCTCGGCCGGGTCACCGATGATGACGGCCTTGCCGCCGCCGAGGTCGAGGCCGGCGAGCGCGTTCTTGTAGGACATGCCGCGCGAGAGGTTGAGCACGTCGACGATCGCCTCGTCGGTGCTGGCGTAGGGGTAGAACCGCGTCCCGCCCAGGGCCGGGCCCAGGGCCGTGGAGTGGATGGCGACGATGGCCTTGAGGCCGGTCGCGCGGTCGTTGCAGAAGACGACCTGCTCGTGGTCGCTGCCGAGGTCGAAGACGTCGACGCCGCTCGTGGGTGCTCCGGACATGCGCGTGGATCCTTTTCTGGTGGGTGCGGCCGCGGGGTGTGCGGGCCTGGTCAGCGCGGTCGAGGGGTGGTGACCGCCGTCACCTCCAGCGTAGTCCCGCGACGGCCCGCGCACGGCATCAACCGGCGCACCCGGGCCGCACCCGGGCCGCACCATTACCGCATCAGCACCAGGTCGCCGTGGGTGCCGTAGCCGAGCAGGTCGCCCCCGGCCGGACGTCCGTTGAAGCTCGCCATCAGCCACGTGCCGTCCACGTGCACCAGCGACGGCCAGGGGAGGTTGGTGGGGTAGGGGGCGTCAAGCGCTCCGACCTCGGTCATAGCGGTGTCGAAGACCGGGAAGCGGGCGCGCTGCCCGCGCCGCGACTCGCGCCCGTCGCTGGCCAGGACCAGCGTCCGCCCGTCGACCTCGAGCAGGGTGGTGCCCTCGGTCGAGCGGCGGTCGACGGCCGCTCCCAGCAGGGTCAGGTCCTCCAGCCGGGGTCCGCCGGCCAGCGCGGGGTGGAAGTCGAAGAAGCGGCGGGCGCTGACGAACCCCACCAGCCACCCGTCGTCGCGCCGCAGGAGGTACGGGTCCCAGGTGGCCACCGAGCCGAGGCCGTCGGTGGGGAGCGGCAGCTCGCGGGTGTCGAGGACGTGGGTGCCGCGCAGCAGGTCGGCGTCCGAGGCGGCCAGGGTGACCCGCAGACCGGCGTCCGTACGCCGCCCGGCGCGGGTGCGAGGCGTCTCGAAGTCGCCCCACGTGCTGGTCGCGACG
This genomic interval from Nocardioides palaemonis contains the following:
- a CDS encoding molybdopterin cofactor-binding domain-containing protein; translated protein: MTPSLDPCASTAEPVSPYAVDRRRFVGYVVAGATLAAAADLGLASAPADAAVPTLPQVPELYDLNDMLTDAARPTANLITVVVHEDGTASLELPRMEVGQGITTSTAMLIAEELDLPVDRVTVTLAPARPELLFNQLTGGSNTTISTYTPVRVAAAVARLALLEAAAVALGDTVAGLVAKGGVVTAASGASITYGELAVKASVSRPRSVEVELKSTRDFSVVGTPTNRVDALAAVTGQKDFTTDLDVPGALPTMVCRAPTLNGTPVAIRNRAAVEAMPGVTHVAQVSTGVAVRAATFGQCIDAVRALDVQWKDGPVAGESDATILRKVRRAQLPMPRLPDTPLARTVSGDFTFWFRSNSAMDTNSAIADVRPDRAEIWSGLKSPIVAQQQIALRLGMRPDQVKVNVVTAGGSFGRRLFFDAALEAAEISQAMGAPVKLMWHRADDARVGRAHPLGTCRVQATVLGQQVLAFHQSLTCVETDFRHGLGEIITAAAADLPAGVGNLGFAETIFALTQEVPYDFGAVVQTLVETDDRFNTGSMRNIYSPDVRVASELVVDQIAATMRMDPYRFRRKFQRNPRVLKVLDAVASAGEWGRPMPAGTAQGIAVHKEYKGVSACLVEIDTRPGTTGRQVRDAVTGPRVTRVTFAIDAGLVINPRGLEAQMQGGINDGIALALTSSLHLRDGHFLEASWDNYFYTRQWNTPPDVRVIVVPSDEPLPGGAGEAGVAASFAAVACAYARATGRMPTEFPINHQQLSFEPKSFVPPIPASPTNGLDLIS
- a CDS encoding (2Fe-2S)-binding protein, with translation MPEQTFLVNGERVTVDVEDDVRLLWVLRDLLGVTGPKYGCGINVCKACTSHLNGKAVNPCAVPVGRLGADDEVTTIEGLPGQVEEAQRGPHGLHPMQEAWLDRDVAQCGYCQPGQIMAAVALVNRVAAEGGQVTDADLDGIRNICRCGTYTRIREAIRDGASRM
- the purF gene encoding amidophosphoribosyltransferase, whose protein sequence is MPYQTSRRTGGDGRLTTALDPHDQGPQDACGVFGVWAPGEDVAKLTYFGLYALQHRGQESAGIAVSNGRQILVYKDMGLVSQVFDEPTLESLKGHLAIGHSRYSTTGASTWQNAQPTFRPTGDGSIALGHNGNLINTHELREMVSELPGPAGELDIKGVEGATNDTSLVTALLAHHPDTSLEQRALEVLPALRGAYCFVWMNEDTLYAARDPQGIRPLVLGRLERGWVVASEDAALATIGASVVREVEPGEMIVIDENGLRSHKFAEPERKGCVFEYVYLARPDATISGRNVHEARVEMGRRLAREFPVEADLVMPVPESGTPAASGYAAESGIPFGQGFVKNAYVGRTFIQPSQTLRQLGIRLKLNALEHMIRGKRIVVVDDSIVRGNTQRAQVRMLREAGALEVHVRISSPPVKWPCFYGIDFATRAELIANGLDVDEIAASVGADSLGYISLEGMIEATGQPAERLCQACFTGEYPIELPDESLLGKHLLEATLQSPTMGRALPVLNNP
- the purM gene encoding phosphoribosylformylglycinamidine cyclo-ligase; translation: MSDAADNAYAAAGVSIEAADRAIDLMKGWVEKARRPEMIGGLGGFAGLFDASALTRYERPLLATSTDGVGTKVAIAQLMDVHDTIGFDLVGMVVDDLVVCGAEPLFMTDYIACGRVVPERIAAIVKGIAEACVVAGCALIGGETAEHPGLLDPDDYDVAGATTGVVEASKLLGPGRVRPGDVVIAMEASGLHSNGYSLVRHVLLQQAGWTLERHVDDFGRTLGEELLEPTRIYAKACLDLADRTETHAMSHVTGGGLAANLERVLPEELSVRIDRATWTPQPVFDVVRREGRVSQADLEATLNCGVGMVSLTAPESVDTAISVLAGHGIRAWVAGEVRADAEAGGTVTLEGQHPGWE
- a CDS encoding DUF3073 domain-containing protein, encoding MGRGRAKAKQTKVARDLKYRTHETDFGALAKELHGEDPHSSSEVEPDDEWSDYADPRRRAD
- a CDS encoding Glu/Leu/Phe/Val family dehydrogenase; translated protein: MSGAPTSGVDVFDLGSDHEQVVFCNDRATGLKAIVAIHSTALGPALGGTRFYPYASTDEAIVDVLNLSRGMSYKNALAGLDLGGGKAVIIGDPAELKTEALLRAYGRFVQSLNGRYFTACDVGTFSEDMDHIARECDFVTGRTVAHGGAGDSSVLTAYGTFQGMRAAAEQVWGEPTLAGRTVGVAGVGKVGKHLVRHLIEDGATVVVTDVHAPSVEAIRAELAQVQAVASTDELVASEIDVYAPCAMGGAINDEVLEVLQAKIICGAANNQLAHPGIEKQVDERGILYAPDYCVNSGGVIQVADELEGFSFERAQQRASGIFETTRSVFELAKAEGVTTAEAADRVAERRMREVGRLRGLYLAE